One region of Manis pentadactyla isolate mManPen7 chromosome 9, mManPen7.hap1, whole genome shotgun sequence genomic DNA includes:
- the SERPING1 gene encoding plasma protease C1 inhibitor has translation MASRLTPLALLLLLLLAGDGASSSELHGTNHSSTDPERLQEEGKESISEGDKPKNLSVQSTMDSPNLLEINSTIIANSSLESTQPTTQSSQPTTQPTTEPLCPGPVTSCSDLESQVAEAQLGEALMDFSVKLYHAFSQMKKAETNMAFSPFSIASLLTQVLLGAGDNTRKNLESVLSYPEDFACVHQALKAFSSKGFTSVSQIFHSPDLAIRDAFVNASQSLYGGIPRVLGNDSNVNLELINSWVAEKTHHKITQLLDSLPSDTRLVLLNAIYLSAKWKTAFKHQKTQLEPFYLKSSVIKVHMMNSKKYPVAHFTDSTLKAKVGQLQLSHNLSLVILMPQTVKQSLEDMEQALDPTVFKAIMKKLELAKFQPTLLMMPRIKVKSNQDLLAIMEKLDFFDFTYDLNLCGLTEDPDLQVSAMQHQTVLELTESGVEAAAASAVSVARNLLLFEVQQPFLFLLWDQQHRFPVFMGRVYDPRA, from the exons ATGGCCTCCAGGCTCACCCCGCTGgccctcctcctgctgctgctgctggctgGG GATGGAGCCTCCTCCTCAGAGCTGCATGGTACCAACCACAGCTCCACAGATCCAGAGCGCTtgcaagaggaaggaaaagagagcatctCAGAGGGAGATAAACCCAAGAATCTATCTGTTCAAAGCACCATGGACTCCCCCAACTTGCTGGAAATTAACTCAACCATAATAGCCAATTCCTCTCTTGAATCCACGCAGCCCACGACTCAGTCCAGCCAGCCAACCACCCAGCCCACTACTGAGCCCTTATGCCCAGGACCCGTCACCTCCTGCTCTGACTTGGAGAGTCAGGTGGCAGAGGCCCAGCTGGGGGAGGCTCTGATGGATTTCTCTGTGAAGCTCTACCATGCCTTCTCCCAGATGAAGAAGGCTGAGACCAACATGGCCTTTTCCCCATTCAGCATCGCCAGCCTCCTCACGCAGGTCCTGCTTG GGGCTGGAGACAACACCAGGAAGAACCTGGAGAGCGTCCTGTCCTACCCCGAGGACTTTGCCTGTGTCCACCAGGCCCTGAAGGCCTTCTCGTCCAAAGGCTTCACCTCGGTCTCTCAGATCTTCCACAGCCCAG acttggccaTAAGGGACGCCTTTGTGAACGCCTCTCAGAGCCTGTACGGTGGCATCCCCAGAGTCCTGGGAAATGACAGTAATGTCAACCTGGAGCTCATCAACAGCTGGGTGGCAGAGAAGACCCACCACAAGATCACCCAGCTGCTAGACAGCCTGCCGTCCGACACTCGCCTCGTCCTCCTCAATGCTATCTACCTGAGTG CCAAGTGGAAGACAGCCTTTAAACACCAAAAAACCCAGTTGGAGCCCTTTTACTTAAAGTCCTCTGTGATTAAAGTGCACATGATGAATAGCAAGAAGTACCCTGTGGCCCATTTTACTGACTCGACTTTGAAGGCCAAG GTGGGACAGCTGCAGCTTTCCCACAACCTGAGCTTGGTGATCCTGATGCCCCAGACCGTAAAGCAGAGCCTGGAAGACATGGAACAGGCTCTTGACCCCACCGTCTTCAAGGCCATCATGAAGAAGCTGGAGTTGGCCAAGTTCCAGCCCACTCTCCTGATGATGCCCCGCATCAAGGTGAAGAGCAACCAGGACTTGCTGGCAATCATGGAGAAACTAG ACTTCTTTGACTTCACTTACGACCTCAACCTGTGCGGGCTGACGGAGGACCCAGACCTGCAGGTGTCTGCAATGCAGCACCAGACCGTGCTGGAGCTGACAGAGTCTGGCGTGGAGGCAGCCGCAGCCTCAGCTGTCTCCGTGGCGCGCAATTTGCTGCTCTTTGAAGTACAGCAGCCCTTCCTCTTCCTGCTCTGGGACCAGCAGCACAGGTTCCCTGTGTTCATGGGGCGGGTGTATGACCCGAGGGCCTGA
- the SMTNL1 gene encoding smoothelin-like protein 1 — protein MEQKEEKPPAEGTITFPTTEAPGMLGSGASAEEGTTGTAERMGKEGPPGRAGEQERAPAEDSISAESQAEANGLDEDKVESKGEDEHQKDSGKKEVTDKKEETRSESEEAEDKEEPTMASEKQKADKRDATPESGEKVNENDEAQAEQKQATGEREAKTGGREADGKEETTAPSQEDGDKTEEPKADAQGQAEAPDAKAPDAKSASQRKAAVEDEIKAELQEADKEEKVGLDGPNEEQDQGVEKESEEAAGVVPSSPEEWPESPTEEGQGLSPDGLGPDAAASGETSPSASESSPSDVPHSPTEPSPSQEKKKEKAPERRVTAPVRPRGPRAQNRKAIVDKFGGAASGPTALFRNTKAAGAAIGGVKNMLLEWCRAMTRHYEHVDIQNFSSSWSSGMAFCALIHKFFPDAFDYAELDPKQRRHNFTLAFSTAEKLADCAQLLEVDDMVRLAVPDSKCVYTYIQELYRSLVQKGLVKTKKK, from the exons AtggagcagaaggaagagaagccCCCTGCGGAAGGGACCATCACTTTCCCAACCACAGAGGCCCCGGGGATGCTGGGAAGTGGGGCCTCTGCAGAGGAGGGGACCACAGGCACAGCTGAGAGGATGGGCAAAGAGGGACCTCCAGGAAGGGCAGGAGAGCAGGAAAGAGCACCGGCAGAGGACAGCATTTCAGCCGAATCCCAGGCGGAAGCAAATGGGTTGGATGAGGACAAGGTGGAATCCAAAGGAGAGGATGAACATCAAAAGGACAGTGGGAAGAAAGAGGTGACTGACAAGAAAGAAGAGACTCGGTCTGAATCCGAGGAGGCTGAGGACAAAGAGGAGCCCACAATGGCCTCTGAGAAGCAGAAGGCTGACAAGAGAGATGCCACGCCTGAATCTGGGGAGAAAGTCAACGAGAATGATGAGGCCCAGGCTGAGCAGAAGCAGGCCACTGGGGAGCGGGAGGCCAAGACTGGAGGCAGAGAGGCTGATGGCAAGGAGGAGACCACAGCACCCTCTCAGGAGGACGGAGACAAGACGGAGGAGCCCAAGGCTGATGCCCAGGGACAAGCCGAGGCCCCAGACGCCAAGGCCCCAGATGCCAAGTCGGCCTCTCAGAGGAAGGCTGCTGTGGAAGACGAGATCAAGGCTGAGCTGCAGGAGGCTGACAAGGAGGAGAAGGTG GGGCTGGACGGTCCCAATGAAGAGCAGGAccagggtgtggagaaagagtCGGAGGAGGCGGCGGGAGTGGTTCCCAGCTCCCCTGAGGAATGGCCAGAGAGCCCCACGGAGGAGGGCCAGGGCCTCAGCCCAG ATGGGTTGGGTCCAGACGCTGCGGCTTCTGGGGAGACCAGCCCTTCAGCCAG TGAGTCTTCGCCCAGCGATGTGCCCCACAGTCCCACGGAGCCTTCTCCCTCACaggagaagaagaaggagaaagcGCCCGAGCGCAGGGTGACAGCCCCCGTCCGGCCCCGGGGGCCCCGTGCGCAGAACCGCAAAGCCATCGTGGACAAGTTTGGCGG GGCAGCCTCAGGCCCCACGGCTCTGTTCCGAAACACTAAGGCAGCCGGAGCAGCCATTGGCGGGGTCAAGAACATGCTCTTGGAGTGGTGCCGAGCTATGACAAGACACTACGAG CATGTGGACATCCAGAACTTCTCCTCAAGCTGGAGCAGCGGCATGGCCTTCTGCGCCCTCATCCACAAGTTCTTCCCGGATGCCTTTGACTACGCTGAGCTGGACCCCAAGCAGCGCCGGCACAACTTCACCCTGGCCTTCTCCACCGCAGA GAAACTGGCCGACTGTGCCCAGCTGCTGGAAGTGGATGACATGGTGCGGCTGGCAGTGCCTGACTCCAAGTGTGTCTACACCTACATCCAGGAGCTCTACCGAAGCCTCGTGCAGAAGGGGCTGGTGAAGACCAAAAAGAAATGA